In Macadamia integrifolia cultivar HAES 741 chromosome 13, SCU_Mint_v3, whole genome shotgun sequence, one DNA window encodes the following:
- the LOC122058648 gene encoding protein JASON isoform X2: protein MEEREDDSGRTRPVSLYPWSDFGFILGVLRRMGCFFGCFRVKCDNRSHAHVGSDAVASKKRDALLSGNKLGTLFLSEEREFSPCEDTRCHTLGSALLRGDGEERELRDEAKFLKACGTLLETPAEIRKASEKVKDSPTCDGGSEHSKLHSWLPSSSVKKLHWVEQPEQSSISPAKFCENLGGRSPEHKPSRGDMVEKICIKEDSKFERPDTEITNPVCAIDHDKLSSVTPEPLTENIQSRNKSVHFECEYPSNGKCFKQSDVPGSHNGSNRSPYPTPLRLTDEMQTPGTIFPVSLENYSNGKNARIRSQYVYPVLNPVENFSQWKVLKEEDGTYQQIGPERESFEKSGHSSPQCTSISLSGKSEMLHEGAATVGQDVKLDASLAQWLKPSSPKNDRNQNSGAGSISTGKSTKMSDDDRPIIGMVAAHWNDDELSHVSPKWWDGNGIPNSTNKYKEDQKVSWHATPFEERLEKALSEESNVYQRMSVGGLSFLKIMMRVTLLYLDYILQHNLNQWFRFDDCGIVMLLIESRLLV from the exons atggaagaaagagaagacgaCTCCGGTCGGACTCGCCCCGTTTCGCTATATCCTT GGAGTGATTTTGGGTTCATTCTAGGAGTACTGAGGAGGATGGGGTGTTTCTTTGGATGTTTTCGAGTAAAATGTGATAATCGTTCTCATGCACATGTTGGCTCCGACGCAGTTGCATCGAAGAAGAGG GATGCTTTACTTTCAGGAAATAAACTAGGAACTTTATTTCTTTCTGAAG AAAGAGAATTCTCTCCTTGCGAAGACACAAGGTGTCATACTTTGGGATCAGCACTGCTTAGAGGAGATGGTGAAGAGAGGGAGCTAAGGGACGAG GCAAAATTCCTTAAAGCCTGCGGTACGCTGCTGGAAACTCCCGCTGAAATTCGAAAAGCATCAGAGAAAGTGAAAGATTCCCCAACCTGTGATGGAGGCTCGGAACATTCCAAGTTGCACTCATGGCTTCCCAGTTCATCCGTTAAGAAACTCCACTGGGTGGAGCAACCTGAGCAGTCTTCTATTTCCCCTGCTAAATTTTGTGAAAATCTGGGAGGGCGTTCTCCTGAGCACAAGCCTAGCAG AGGAGATATGGTAGAGAAGATCTGTATCAAGGAAGATAGCAAGTTTGAGAGACCTGACACAGAAATTACAAATCCTGTTTGTGCAATCGACCATGATAAACTCTCCTCGGTTACTCCTGAGCCTTTGACAGAAAATATCCAATCCAGGAACAAGAGTGTGCACTTTGAATGTGAGTATCCATCAAATGGAAAATGTTTTAAGCAATCTGATGTCCCAGGTAGTCATAATGGATCTAATCGTTCTCCTTATCCAACACCATTAAGACTAACTGATGAGATGCAAACTCCTGGAACCATTTTTCCAGTAAGCCTAGAGAATTATTCAAATGGGAAGAATGCTCGGATCAGGTCCCAGTATGTGTATCCAGTTCTTAATCCTGTTGAGAACTTCTCTCAGTGGAAGGTACTGAAAGAGGAAGACGGTACTTACCAACAAATTGGACCAGAAAGAGAATCTTTTGAGAAGAGTGGACATTCAAGTCCTCAGTGTACATCTATTTCATTGTCCGGTAAGTCAGAAATGCTCCATGAAGGAGCAGCTACAGTTGGCCAAGACGTGAAGCTGGATGCAAGCTTGGCTCAGTGGCTGAAGCCATCTTCACCAAAGAATGACAGGAATCAAAACAGTGGTGCTGGGTCTATATCGACTGGGAAATCTACTAAAATGTCAGATGATGACAGACCTATTATTGGGATGGTTGCTGCACACTGGAACGATGATGAGCTTTCTCATGTCTCACCTAAGTGGTGGGATGGTAATGGAATCCCAAATTCAACTAACAAATACAAGGAG GATCAAAAAGTAAGCTGGCATGCGACCCCGTTTGAGGAGAGGTTAGAGAAGGCATTGTCAGAAGAGAGTAATGTCTACCAAAG AATGTCAGTGGGAGGCCTATCATTTTTGAAGATAATGATGAGAGTGACACTGCTGTATCTCGACTACATACTTCAGCACAACCTGAATCAGTGGTTTCGTTTTGATGATTGTGGCATTGTCATGCTGTTAATAGAATCCAG GTTACTTGTTTGA
- the LOC122058648 gene encoding protein JASON isoform X1, translating to MEEREDDSGRTRPVSLYPWSDFGFILGVLRRMGCFFGCFRVKCDNRSHAHVGSDAVASKKRDALLSGNKLGTLFLSEEREFSPCEDTRCHTLGSALLRGDGEERELRDEAKFLKACGTLLETPAEIRKASEKVKDSPTCDGGSEHSKLHSWLPSSSVKKLHWVEQPEQSSISPAKFCENLGGRSPEHKPSSCMSRGDMVEKICIKEDSKFERPDTEITNPVCAIDHDKLSSVTPEPLTENIQSRNKSVHFECEYPSNGKCFKQSDVPGSHNGSNRSPYPTPLRLTDEMQTPGTIFPVSLENYSNGKNARIRSQYVYPVLNPVENFSQWKVLKEEDGTYQQIGPERESFEKSGHSSPQCTSISLSGKSEMLHEGAATVGQDVKLDASLAQWLKPSSPKNDRNQNSGAGSISTGKSTKMSDDDRPIIGMVAAHWNDDELSHVSPKWWDGNGIPNSTNKYKEDQKVSWHATPFEERLEKALSEESNVYQRMSVGGLSFLKIMMRVTLLYLDYILQHNLNQWFRFDDCGIVMLLIESRLLV from the exons atggaagaaagagaagacgaCTCCGGTCGGACTCGCCCCGTTTCGCTATATCCTT GGAGTGATTTTGGGTTCATTCTAGGAGTACTGAGGAGGATGGGGTGTTTCTTTGGATGTTTTCGAGTAAAATGTGATAATCGTTCTCATGCACATGTTGGCTCCGACGCAGTTGCATCGAAGAAGAGG GATGCTTTACTTTCAGGAAATAAACTAGGAACTTTATTTCTTTCTGAAG AAAGAGAATTCTCTCCTTGCGAAGACACAAGGTGTCATACTTTGGGATCAGCACTGCTTAGAGGAGATGGTGAAGAGAGGGAGCTAAGGGACGAG GCAAAATTCCTTAAAGCCTGCGGTACGCTGCTGGAAACTCCCGCTGAAATTCGAAAAGCATCAGAGAAAGTGAAAGATTCCCCAACCTGTGATGGAGGCTCGGAACATTCCAAGTTGCACTCATGGCTTCCCAGTTCATCCGTTAAGAAACTCCACTGGGTGGAGCAACCTGAGCAGTCTTCTATTTCCCCTGCTAAATTTTGTGAAAATCTGGGAGGGCGTTCTCCTGAGCACAAGCCTAGCAG CTGTATGTCCAGAGGAGATATGGTAGAGAAGATCTGTATCAAGGAAGATAGCAAGTTTGAGAGACCTGACACAGAAATTACAAATCCTGTTTGTGCAATCGACCATGATAAACTCTCCTCGGTTACTCCTGAGCCTTTGACAGAAAATATCCAATCCAGGAACAAGAGTGTGCACTTTGAATGTGAGTATCCATCAAATGGAAAATGTTTTAAGCAATCTGATGTCCCAGGTAGTCATAATGGATCTAATCGTTCTCCTTATCCAACACCATTAAGACTAACTGATGAGATGCAAACTCCTGGAACCATTTTTCCAGTAAGCCTAGAGAATTATTCAAATGGGAAGAATGCTCGGATCAGGTCCCAGTATGTGTATCCAGTTCTTAATCCTGTTGAGAACTTCTCTCAGTGGAAGGTACTGAAAGAGGAAGACGGTACTTACCAACAAATTGGACCAGAAAGAGAATCTTTTGAGAAGAGTGGACATTCAAGTCCTCAGTGTACATCTATTTCATTGTCCGGTAAGTCAGAAATGCTCCATGAAGGAGCAGCTACAGTTGGCCAAGACGTGAAGCTGGATGCAAGCTTGGCTCAGTGGCTGAAGCCATCTTCACCAAAGAATGACAGGAATCAAAACAGTGGTGCTGGGTCTATATCGACTGGGAAATCTACTAAAATGTCAGATGATGACAGACCTATTATTGGGATGGTTGCTGCACACTGGAACGATGATGAGCTTTCTCATGTCTCACCTAAGTGGTGGGATGGTAATGGAATCCCAAATTCAACTAACAAATACAAGGAG GATCAAAAAGTAAGCTGGCATGCGACCCCGTTTGAGGAGAGGTTAGAGAAGGCATTGTCAGAAGAGAGTAATGTCTACCAAAG AATGTCAGTGGGAGGCCTATCATTTTTGAAGATAATGATGAGAGTGACACTGCTGTATCTCGACTACATACTTCAGCACAACCTGAATCAGTGGTTTCGTTTTGATGATTGTGGCATTGTCATGCTGTTAATAGAATCCAG GTTACTTGTTTGA
- the LOC122058648 gene encoding protein JASON isoform X3, whose product MEEREDDSGRTRPVSLYPWSDFGFILGVLRRMGCFFGCFRVKCDNRSHAHVGSDAVASKKRDALLSGNKLGTLFLSEEREFSPCEDTRCHTLGSALLRGDGEERELRDEAKFLKACGTLLETPAEIRKASEKVKDSPTCDGGSEHSKLHSWLPSSSVKKLHWVEQPEQSSISPAKFCENLGGRSPEHKPSSCMSRGDMVEKICIKEDSKFERPDTEITNPVCAIDHDKLSSVTPEPLTENIQSRNKSVHFECEYPSNGKCFKQSDVPGSHNGSNRSPYPTPLRLTDEMQTPGTIFPVSLENYSNGKNARIRSQYVYPVLNPVENFSQWKVLKEEDGTYQQIGPERESFEKSGHSSPQCTSISLSGKSEMLHEGAATVGQDVKLDASLAQWLKPSSPKNDRNQNSGAGSISTGKSTKMSDDDRPIIGMVAAHWNDDELSHVSPKWWDGNGIPNSTNKYKEDQKVSWHATPFEERLEKALSEESNVYQRKNVSGRPIIFEDNDESDTAVSRLHTSAQPESVVSF is encoded by the exons atggaagaaagagaagacgaCTCCGGTCGGACTCGCCCCGTTTCGCTATATCCTT GGAGTGATTTTGGGTTCATTCTAGGAGTACTGAGGAGGATGGGGTGTTTCTTTGGATGTTTTCGAGTAAAATGTGATAATCGTTCTCATGCACATGTTGGCTCCGACGCAGTTGCATCGAAGAAGAGG GATGCTTTACTTTCAGGAAATAAACTAGGAACTTTATTTCTTTCTGAAG AAAGAGAATTCTCTCCTTGCGAAGACACAAGGTGTCATACTTTGGGATCAGCACTGCTTAGAGGAGATGGTGAAGAGAGGGAGCTAAGGGACGAG GCAAAATTCCTTAAAGCCTGCGGTACGCTGCTGGAAACTCCCGCTGAAATTCGAAAAGCATCAGAGAAAGTGAAAGATTCCCCAACCTGTGATGGAGGCTCGGAACATTCCAAGTTGCACTCATGGCTTCCCAGTTCATCCGTTAAGAAACTCCACTGGGTGGAGCAACCTGAGCAGTCTTCTATTTCCCCTGCTAAATTTTGTGAAAATCTGGGAGGGCGTTCTCCTGAGCACAAGCCTAGCAG CTGTATGTCCAGAGGAGATATGGTAGAGAAGATCTGTATCAAGGAAGATAGCAAGTTTGAGAGACCTGACACAGAAATTACAAATCCTGTTTGTGCAATCGACCATGATAAACTCTCCTCGGTTACTCCTGAGCCTTTGACAGAAAATATCCAATCCAGGAACAAGAGTGTGCACTTTGAATGTGAGTATCCATCAAATGGAAAATGTTTTAAGCAATCTGATGTCCCAGGTAGTCATAATGGATCTAATCGTTCTCCTTATCCAACACCATTAAGACTAACTGATGAGATGCAAACTCCTGGAACCATTTTTCCAGTAAGCCTAGAGAATTATTCAAATGGGAAGAATGCTCGGATCAGGTCCCAGTATGTGTATCCAGTTCTTAATCCTGTTGAGAACTTCTCTCAGTGGAAGGTACTGAAAGAGGAAGACGGTACTTACCAACAAATTGGACCAGAAAGAGAATCTTTTGAGAAGAGTGGACATTCAAGTCCTCAGTGTACATCTATTTCATTGTCCGGTAAGTCAGAAATGCTCCATGAAGGAGCAGCTACAGTTGGCCAAGACGTGAAGCTGGATGCAAGCTTGGCTCAGTGGCTGAAGCCATCTTCACCAAAGAATGACAGGAATCAAAACAGTGGTGCTGGGTCTATATCGACTGGGAAATCTACTAAAATGTCAGATGATGACAGACCTATTATTGGGATGGTTGCTGCACACTGGAACGATGATGAGCTTTCTCATGTCTCACCTAAGTGGTGGGATGGTAATGGAATCCCAAATTCAACTAACAAATACAAGGAG GATCAAAAAGTAAGCTGGCATGCGACCCCGTTTGAGGAGAGGTTAGAGAAGGCATTGTCAGAAGAGAGTAATGTCTACCAAAG GAAGAATGTCAGTGGGAGGCCTATCATTTTTGAAGATAATGATGAGAGTGACACTGCTGTATCTCGACTACATACTTCAGCACAACCTGAATCAGTGGTTTCGTTTTGA
- the LOC122058648 gene encoding protein JASON isoform X4, with product MEEREDDSGRTRPVSLYPWSDFGFILGVLRRMGCFFGCFRVKCDNRSHAHVGSDAVASKKRDALLSGNKLGTLFLSEEREFSPCEDTRCHTLGSALLRGDGEERELRDEAKFLKACGTLLETPAEIRKASEKVKDSPTCDGGSEHSKLHSWLPSSSVKKLHWVEQPEQSSISPAKFCENLGGRSPEHKPSSCMSRGDMVEKICIKEDSKFERPDTEITNPVCAIDHDKLSSVTPEPLTENIQSRNKSVHFELSLENYSNGKNARIRSQYVYPVLNPVENFSQWKVLKEEDGTYQQIGPERESFEKSGHSSPQCTSISLSGKSEMLHEGAATVGQDVKLDASLAQWLKPSSPKNDRNQNSGAGSISTGKSTKMSDDDRPIIGMVAAHWNDDELSHVSPKWWDGNGIPNSTNKYKEDQKVSWHATPFEERLEKALSEESNVYQRMSVGGLSFLKIMMRVTLLYLDYILQHNLNQWFRFDDCGIVMLLIESRLLV from the exons atggaagaaagagaagacgaCTCCGGTCGGACTCGCCCCGTTTCGCTATATCCTT GGAGTGATTTTGGGTTCATTCTAGGAGTACTGAGGAGGATGGGGTGTTTCTTTGGATGTTTTCGAGTAAAATGTGATAATCGTTCTCATGCACATGTTGGCTCCGACGCAGTTGCATCGAAGAAGAGG GATGCTTTACTTTCAGGAAATAAACTAGGAACTTTATTTCTTTCTGAAG AAAGAGAATTCTCTCCTTGCGAAGACACAAGGTGTCATACTTTGGGATCAGCACTGCTTAGAGGAGATGGTGAAGAGAGGGAGCTAAGGGACGAG GCAAAATTCCTTAAAGCCTGCGGTACGCTGCTGGAAACTCCCGCTGAAATTCGAAAAGCATCAGAGAAAGTGAAAGATTCCCCAACCTGTGATGGAGGCTCGGAACATTCCAAGTTGCACTCATGGCTTCCCAGTTCATCCGTTAAGAAACTCCACTGGGTGGAGCAACCTGAGCAGTCTTCTATTTCCCCTGCTAAATTTTGTGAAAATCTGGGAGGGCGTTCTCCTGAGCACAAGCCTAGCAG CTGTATGTCCAGAGGAGATATGGTAGAGAAGATCTGTATCAAGGAAGATAGCAAGTTTGAGAGACCTGACACAGAAATTACAAATCCTGTTTGTGCAATCGACCATGATAAACTCTCCTCGGTTACTCCTGAGCCTTTGACAGAAAATATCCAATCCAGGAACAAGAGTGTGCACTTTGAAT TAAGCCTAGAGAATTATTCAAATGGGAAGAATGCTCGGATCAGGTCCCAGTATGTGTATCCAGTTCTTAATCCTGTTGAGAACTTCTCTCAGTGGAAGGTACTGAAAGAGGAAGACGGTACTTACCAACAAATTGGACCAGAAAGAGAATCTTTTGAGAAGAGTGGACATTCAAGTCCTCAGTGTACATCTATTTCATTGTCCGGTAAGTCAGAAATGCTCCATGAAGGAGCAGCTACAGTTGGCCAAGACGTGAAGCTGGATGCAAGCTTGGCTCAGTGGCTGAAGCCATCTTCACCAAAGAATGACAGGAATCAAAACAGTGGTGCTGGGTCTATATCGACTGGGAAATCTACTAAAATGTCAGATGATGACAGACCTATTATTGGGATGGTTGCTGCACACTGGAACGATGATGAGCTTTCTCATGTCTCACCTAAGTGGTGGGATGGTAATGGAATCCCAAATTCAACTAACAAATACAAGGAG GATCAAAAAGTAAGCTGGCATGCGACCCCGTTTGAGGAGAGGTTAGAGAAGGCATTGTCAGAAGAGAGTAATGTCTACCAAAG AATGTCAGTGGGAGGCCTATCATTTTTGAAGATAATGATGAGAGTGACACTGCTGTATCTCGACTACATACTTCAGCACAACCTGAATCAGTGGTTTCGTTTTGATGATTGTGGCATTGTCATGCTGTTAATAGAATCCAG GTTACTTGTTTGA
- the LOC122060139 gene encoding tRNA (guanine(9)-N1)-methyltransferase, producing the protein MEPVQSDQKTLDNSTNDDSHPPVLSKNAQKKLLKQQRFEAIKSQKKAAIKEQKQRKAEEKRREWEEKLASISEEEKAKLIESRREIRRERMEKVLEEREKKIERLTRAKEEGQKIIIDLEFSDLMTASEIHSLVQQIMYCYAVNGKSPLPGHLWLTGCRGEIETQLQRLPGFDKWTIEKESRSYVEALQDQKDNLVYLTADAETVLDELDPKKIYIIGGLVDRNRWKGLTQKKAQDQGIQTAKLPIGNYLKMSSSQVLTVNQVVEILLKFVETRDWKTSFFQVIPQRKRHEAEAELEEGNSEEDGSGERKKKCTEQSSTDDRNLST; encoded by the exons ATGGAACCAGTCCAAAGTGATCAAAAGACCCTTGACAACTCAACTAATGATGACTCACATCCTCCTGTCCTGTCAAAAAATGCTCAAAAGAAGCTTCTGAAGCAGCAGAGATTTGAAGCAATTAAGTCACAGAAGAAAGCTGCCATTAAAGAGCAGAAGCAAAGGAAAGCAGAAGAAAAGCGTCGTGAATGGGAGGAGAAATTAGCAAGCATCTCTGAAGAGGAGAAAGCAAAGCTGATAGAGTCTCGAAGGGAGATTAGAAGggagagaatggagaaagtattggaggagagggagaaaaaaattgagagacTAACTAGAGCCAAAGAAGAAGGTCAGAAGATCATCATTGATCTTGAATTCTCCGATCTTATGACAGCCAGTGAGATTCACAGTCTTGTTCAACAG ATTATGTATTGTTATGCAGTAAATGGGAAATCTCCTTTGCCAGGTCATCTCTGGTTAACTGGATGCAGGGGAGAAATAGAGACTCAATTGCAAAGGCTCCCAGGATTTGACAAGTGGACAATTGAGAAGGAGAGCAGATCATATGTTGAAGCTCTGCAAGATCAGAAGGATAATCTAGTTTATCTCACAGCAGATGCAGAAACTGTGCTCGATGAACTTGACCCAAAGAAAATATACATTATTGGTGGCTTGGTGGATCGGAATAGATGGAAAGGACTGACCCAGAAAAAGGCACAGGACCAGGGGATCCAAACTGCAAAGTTGCCTATTGGAAATTACTTGAAGATGTCAAGTTCCCAG GTACTGACTGTGAACCAGGTAGTTGAGATACTGCTCAAATTCGTGGAAACAAGAGATTGGAAGACTTCCTTCTTTCAGGTGATTCCCCAGAGAAAAAGACATGAAGCTGAAGCAGAACTTGAAGAAGGTAACAGTGAGGAAGATGGTTCTggtgagagaaaaaagaagtgtACTGAGCAATCCTCCACTGATGACCGGAATTTATCAACTTGA